From the genome of Ptychodera flava strain L36383 chromosome 22, AS_Pfla_20210202, whole genome shotgun sequence, one region includes:
- the LOC139122782 gene encoding uncharacterized protein, translating to MSTSECESNIDLESAKMSVTAAVFYGLCSGSMAFINKLVVSTYSFQFPNFIILCQMMFTASLLEILRRNKIVNVPAYTLELGKVLLIPSVFYTFHSVFALSALGTMNIPMYNVIKRCVPLVNLFIAPFILKKGPPTVAIACSVTLITVGCIIAGMGDIQFSLASYIYGGASVFSQALYLLFIQKTGMEREISALGVLFVNSVNCVPLLLGYNLLSLELFRAFTFPEITNPLFLAAFLLVIVMGCVLNYSLFLCTTLNSALTTSLVGVIKGIITTAIGMFTFWGVEPTLMILTGIIMNTVGGVWYSWIKYQEKMAKSNSVIHT from the exons ATGAGCACTAGTGAATGTGAAAGCAACATTGACCTTGAGTCAGCCAAAATGAGTGTCACCGCGGCAGTATTCTACGGTTTGTGTTCGGGCTCGATGGCCTTCATCAATAAACTGGTCGTCAGCACCTACAGCTTCCAGTTCCCGAACTTCATCATATTATGCCAGATGATGTTCACGGCTTCTCTTCTGGAAATCCTCCGAAGGAACAAAATTGTCAACGTTCCAGCCTATACACTGGAGCTCGGGAAAGTCTTGCTGATTCCATCCGTATTCTACACCTTCCACTCGGTGTTTGCCTTGAGCGCACTCGGCACGATGAACATTCCCATGTACAACGTCATCAAGCGGTGCGTGCCGCTGGTAAATTTGTTCATAGCGCCGTTCATTCTCAAAAAAGGTCCACCTACGGTCGCTATCGCCTGCTCCGTGACGCTAATAACAGTTGGATGCATTATTGCAG GCATGGGTGACATCCAATTCAGCTTGGCCTCGTACATCTACGGAGGGGCCAGTGTATTCTCACAAGCCTTGTATCTGTTATTCATTCAGAAGACAGGAATGGAAAGAGAGATTTCAGCGCTCGGTGTTCTCTTCGTAAACAGCGTCAACTGTGTTCCATTACTCTTAGGGTACAATCTCCTCTCTCTAGAGCTCTTTAGAGCATTCACATTCCCAGAAATCACCAACCCTCTCTTCCTAGCTGCGTTCCTTCTCGTCATCGTGATGGGCTGCGTGCTAAACTATTCGCTGTTTTTGTGCACCACGTTGAATTCTGCGTTGACCACGAGCCTTGTTGGCGTTATCAAGGGTATCATAACAACTGCAATTGGAATGTTCACCTTCTGGGGCGTAGAACCCACGCTTATGATTCTCACGGGAATCATCATGAACACAGTCGGAGGTGTCTGGTACTCTTGGATTAAGTACCaagaaaaaatggcaaaatcaaATTCTGTTATTCACACATGA
- the LOC139122780 gene encoding uncharacterized protein, translating into MMVASVKYHDQGSVYSSSEDEQMPGDEEEEEVEEVMYVGPYMYEPDAVEDPQSIAPQRPDLVWRLDPARLPEWCMCNHCQTMPTAVECVCCAEIPQVVDRRMKGEGQCSGALTCITDHPGMHAVCLYPDALEVAWLTYKYQYKGEAFNGPQDAKYRHIAYRQFVRWCWKFLGKDNGPVLPACAMSCIRAHFPPPGEEDNFVFKGFLVAEKNLPELH; encoded by the exons ATGATGGTGGCTTCTGTCAAGTACCACGACCAAGGCAGTGTTTATTCGAGCTCTGAGGACGAACAAATGCCAGgagatgaagaagaagaagaagtagaagaagtcATGTACGTCGGTCCGTACATGTATGAACCAGATGCCGTAGAAGATCCCCAAAGCATTGCACCACAACGACCCGATCTAGTATGGCGGCTTGACCCAGCAAGGCTACCAGAATG GTGCATGTGCAACCACTGCCAAACAATGCCCACAGCTGTAGAGTGTGTTTGCTGTGCTGAAATTCCGCAAGTGGTGGATAGAAGGATGAAAGGGGAGGGGCAATGTAGTGGAGCATTGACCTGTATTACAGACCATCCTGGAATGCATGCAGTGTGCCTTTATCCAGATGCATTGGAGGTGGCGTGGCTAACATACAAGTACCAGTACAAAGGGGAGGCATTCAATGGACCCCAGGATGCCAAATACAGACACATTGCGTACAGACAGTTTGTCCGTTGGTGCTGGAAGTTCCTTGGTAAAGACAACGGGCCTGTACTACCAGCCTGTGCTATGTCTTGTATCAGGGCACACTTTCCACCACCAGGTGAAgaagataattttgtttttaaagggTTTCTCGTTGCTGAGAAAAATCTTCCAGAACTACATTGA